A section of the Amycolatopsis sp. AA4 genome encodes:
- a CDS encoding GntR family transcriptional regulator, with translation MGRIQRETVAEKSVAILRERILSGELSPGTPVTEDAVAEDLGASRATIRQALNTLLMDGLLTRHPTTRVLQVTTLSPEDVRDIYRARRFLELGGVEAAAHASAEQLERVADAVRELEKTVHAHDVTGFVQADIRCHVEVVELLGSRHLTTAHRHLMEKLRLVITATEQQEALVRENLKERLAVHREFAELLVAGEVEAARANLAARLEDAEEVVAAEAAGG, from the coding sequence ATGGGCCGAATTCAGCGGGAGACAGTCGCCGAGAAGAGCGTGGCGATTTTGCGCGAGCGCATTCTCAGCGGGGAGCTGAGCCCGGGCACGCCGGTGACCGAGGACGCGGTCGCCGAGGACCTCGGGGCTTCCCGCGCGACGATCCGGCAGGCGCTCAATACCTTGCTGATGGACGGTTTGCTGACCCGGCACCCGACTACGCGCGTGCTTCAGGTGACGACGCTCAGTCCGGAGGACGTGCGGGACATTTACCGGGCTCGGCGGTTCCTGGAACTGGGCGGGGTCGAGGCGGCCGCGCACGCTTCGGCCGAGCAGCTGGAGCGGGTTGCCGATGCGGTGCGGGAGTTGGAGAAGACTGTCCACGCGCATGACGTGACCGGGTTCGTGCAGGCGGATATCCGGTGTCACGTCGAGGTCGTGGAGCTGCTCGGGTCGCGGCATTTGACTACCGCGCATCGGCATTTGATGGAGAAGCTGCGGTTGGTGATCACCGCTACGGAGCAGCAAGAGGCGTTGGTCCGGGAGAATTTGAAGGAGCGGCTGGCGGTGCATCGGGAGTTCGCGGAGCTGCTGGTGGCTGGGGAGGTGGAGGCGGCTCGGGCCAATCTGGCGGCGCGGCTTGAGGATGCGGAGGAGGTCGTCGCTGCCGAGGCTGCTGGGGGGTAG